In Deltaproteobacteria bacterium, one genomic interval encodes:
- a CDS encoding glycosyltransferase family 2 protein — MNPNTLHQQPSLSIVCPLHNEEENVEPFFARLLPALYETRESFEIVCVNDGSEDATLDRILEIQKAHASLHLRIIDLSRNFGKEAALSCGLHHACGKAVIPIDADLQHPPEVIREMVALWRQGFEVVLPQRIDRASDTIIRRITSQWFYRLFNMISEHPIPPNVGDFRLMDRKVVDALNLLPERQRFMKGLFAWVGFRQAIIPYDCESRSSGRSKFSVWRLWNLALDGISAFSTTPLRIWTYLGLVIALLALSYGTFIVGKVILFGKDLPGYASLMTVILFLGGIQLIGLGVLGEYLGRVYQETKQRPLYIVRAKYENPQTHS; from the coding sequence ATGAATCCCAATACGCTTCACCAGCAACCATCACTTTCCATCGTTTGTCCGCTGCACAATGAAGAGGAGAATGTGGAGCCTTTTTTTGCACGGCTCCTTCCTGCGCTTTACGAAACGCGGGAATCTTTCGAGATCGTCTGCGTCAATGACGGAAGTGAGGATGCAACACTCGATCGGATCCTGGAAATACAAAAGGCCCATGCCTCCCTGCACCTTCGCATCATAGATTTATCCCGCAATTTCGGTAAAGAAGCCGCCCTTTCGTGTGGCCTCCATCACGCCTGCGGCAAGGCCGTCATTCCCATTGATGCAGACTTGCAGCACCCTCCTGAGGTCATTCGCGAGATGGTGGCCTTATGGCGGCAAGGCTTTGAAGTGGTTCTGCCCCAAAGGATCGATCGCGCATCCGACACCATCATAAGACGCATAACATCGCAGTGGTTTTACCGTCTGTTCAACATGATTTCCGAACACCCCATCCCCCCGAACGTGGGAGATTTCCGTTTAATGGATCGAAAGGTCGTCGATGCCCTGAATCTCTTGCCTGAGCGGCAACGCTTCATGAAGGGCCTGTTCGCATGGGTGGGATTCCGTCAGGCAATCATCCCCTATGATTGTGAATCCCGTTCCTCGGGAAGGAGCAAGTTTTCCGTTTGGCGACTCTGGAACCTTGCCCTCGATGGTATCTCCGCCTTCTCCACCACGCCTCTTCGTATCTGGACGTACCTCGGACTTGTCATTGCCCTTCTTGCCCTATCCTATGGGACCTTCATCGTCGGAAAAGTCATTCTATTCGGAAAAGATCTCCCAGGTTACGCATCCCTCATGACCGTCATCCTTTTCCTCGGCGGAATACAGCTCATCGGACTTGGAGTCCTTGGCGAATACCTGGGACGCGTCTATCAGGAAACCAAACAAAGACCCCTGTACATCGTCCGTGCGAAATACGAGAATCCGCAGACACATAGTTGA